The following nucleotide sequence is from Populus trichocarpa isolate Nisqually-1 chromosome 11, P.trichocarpa_v4.1, whole genome shotgun sequence.
GCAATTCGCCACCAACTTGCCAGGGATTTTCTACAGGCTTTTCAATGGAGCCAACAGCTTCTTATTGCTACCCTTCAACATTGATACAAAGTTTATTTGAACCAGATCATCTTCAACCACAACAAGTACAATCTCTTTTCAACAACCGGCCCATGAATTACCTGTCGCCGACAGCTCCAAATTATGGGACCAACATGAGTGAATTGTCATCTCCTTCTTGGACTAAAGTATCTCCCTTGATAAAATCTTGTTTGCAAAAGCAACAGGCTAGTAGTTTGCACTTTACTAACAACACAACCTACTGGAATGCCTCACCAACCGGAATAAATGATATTAGAGCAAGCTTTTTACCCTCATCACCATCTCAATTTCTTCTGCCAACTTTTCAAGAGAAACCCAATTGCCCCAGCCTCACTATACAGGTAAAGATGATGATTAAACAACTCATTTATTAGCCTTATTCATCAATATTTAATGACTAGGGTTTCAGACTAAATCTTTTTTcgtgtatttatttatatttcagcCTAACAGAGAAGAAGTTCGAGACTCGGTTTCAGTAGTTAAGAAAGGATGTGAACCAGCATTCAAAAGGCCTCGAATTGAAGCACCATCTCCACTACCAACTTTCAAGGTATACAAAAACACAATCAATCAAGCTTTTGAGTACTGAAACGTACCgaacttattttttatctttcattctttttttccttaatattccttttatcttttgaagaagTGAATGTGAAGGTGTTATTTTGTCATCAGGTCCGGAAAGAGAAGCTAGGGGACCGAATAACTGCCCTCCAGCAATTGGTTTCACCTTTCGGAAAGGTTAGCTTTTggatttttctacttttttcaaATAGCACATTGACCATAGCAAGTCTTTGCTTTGTGATTCGATTGAAGGCTCATCCAATGGTCATGTACTCTACCTTTTTCAGACTGATACTGCATCGGTTCTCCATGAAGCTATTGAGTATATCAAGTTCCTCCATGACCAAGCCACTGTATGTTatcttatcttcttcttcttaccaTATGAGTGTTTCATCCATTGATTCTCACTCCTTAATTCAAAGTAGGGTAAGAAGTCTTGAGTTTGAGTCCTACGATCTTAGGAATCCTATAAATGTCTGTATACATAAATTAATGGGAAAACCCTACTTGATTTAAACAGAATTAGACGTTAACAAATACATTTAAGAGCCTAAACTAATGAATTAgcatttaatatatgtttttttgttttttttgttaatgcaGGTTTTAAGTACTCCATACATGAAAAATGGAAATCCCATTCAACATCAACAGGTATAATacaattctttctttatttcccttttttccttttgttgctTTTGGCCAACACTGCCACTATGCATGTGATGAATCAAAAGATTCTTTTGAAGTACAATATAACTAATTGGCAGGCTCCAGAAGACAAATTGAACGACCTAGAAGGGCCAAAACAAGATCTAAGAAGCCGAGGACTATGTCTTGTGCCAATCTCCAGCACATTTCCTGTTGCTAATGAGACCACTGCTGATTTCTGGACACCAACATTTGGTGGCACTTTCAGGTAGAAGGATGATTATAGTAAAGCTAGCTAAACAGCTTCTATATATCTAATGATCAAGCACTGATTTTAAATCCCTATAGTTTTGTATCAAACCAACCAAGATGGAAGGAAACGCTCATAACTTCAATATAGGAAGAAGATTATAGCAGGAGCCACTGTACTGCTGTGCTAGCTAGCTGTACCAGTCTTGAACGAAAagctaaagaaaacaaatgaaaaagagaaaaaggaactCAAGCTTCAAAGATGGACAGACAATGCTGGGCCAGCTACAAGAAGAATTAATGATGTTAGGCTATCAAATGATTAGGAGCCACTTGAGATGAAGAATATAAATATCTAGAAGGTAATCCAAGTCGTAGTACTACTGGTTATTAACTAATACCTTAAAGGTGGGGGCTAAGCACAGGAACAGCTGCTAAATTCAGCTAAATATATTAACATCTGTGAGTTTAGAGATTAATTATATGTTGTTGATCGTTACATATAAATGGGGTGAATTTAGCAGATTGGAACAAAATGCCTTTTGTTCCTGTTGCGCCATTGTTGTGGATGCATAGAGCTGGCACCACCAGTCCACCTTTATACGTATAAATACATATTGCTTTTGTTATTgtagatgaaagaaaaagaaataaagggaTTATTGTACTCattgatttgtttgttattcaaaaatatatgtaCGAGTGAGTGGAGcttttttgatttgatttgtaaCCTTTTCACTTGTTTATATGGCTGCATTGTGGTTTTGCTAGGTCATTGGTCGGCCCACTATTCTTGCTTTTAGGGTTTTCTGCTTATTCTTTTTAGATGAAAGAGATAACGTGCATGCTTGTTTCTGTATAAACTTTCCTCCCCGTATGTATATTAGGTAAAGATCATACCATATTCTAAGCAGGTGTTTGGTTAAATGTGAATTGTTAGGTATGtttcgtgtgttttttttttttggagattgAAGAGATATAGatagatttatatatttatttacctCATGTtctttaaaagtataaaatttaattttaaactttttttatatgaacagatatattattttatgtttctatcTCTATCTTTCTAATTagtatatacatacatattaatTAACCCTTAGATATTAAGTTCGGTGGTCAAGGAACTTCCTTCTTTTCTCAATTTTCTGAATTCGAATATTAaggctaatattttttaaacttaatttttaaaatacatgaatgttaaaaattaaaaaaatgtaaaatataaaattacttttaaaaatcgTCATCCATGAAATCTATGCAAGGGCGTGCcattaaaatcacaaaaaagatGCTTAATAATAATTGATACGCAAGCTAGTCTAATTATATCTCTAGCAAACCTTGGAAGTAAACGCAAGGTTTGCTTGAGAATTAACCTCATCGGAGCCTTACTCTTgggtagctagctagcttgttAAGCATTCTTAATGGTCTCCACTCAAGAATTAATCCCTCCCTGATCATTTGTGTTTTGTACTGTTGATTTATGTAAGAAGTGCTGCTTTGAGGGTAATAATTGTACTTGTGCACAACTTTATTCAACATGAATATCCGGCCTGCAATATTGTTATAATTACTTCTGACTTAACCCATCTCTGTTGTGTTCTTTCTGTggggaaataataataatgatgatcatTATAATATAGAATTGTAGCTTTgattctatatattaaaaaaaaatggtgaaattgtaCGGTTGAACCGCAATTTTAAACAGGCCATAAATGTTTATTTCAAGATGGAGATGCCTGTTTCATTTCCATGGCTGTTCAGCAAGGCCATCCTTTTTGGACATGGTCAACTTTGCAAAATCCATGTCCATGGATTCCAAAGAAGCTTTCTTCTAGTATACTTGAAGTTCCCAGCAAGTCTTTTGCAGAGAATATTCACCTTGTGTGGATGTTTTATGCACTTCCAAATAAAGCCAATAAGGGCATGACTACTCACTTCATAGCTCCTGAAGAAAAGCAATAAATATTCCTGTAAAGTTCGCAATTTACCTTTCGTTCTCCTTTTTGCATTGATGGCAGCCCATCGATCCACATTCACAGTATGAGAATCCCTATAGCTAGGCAAGCCATCAACATTCATTAACTAGTAATTAATTTCTGTACATATCTTTAGTGTTAGACCTTCATATATAGAATGATAAAGAATCGTGCCtgtaaagcaaaaaaaagcTTATTAAAATGTAGGGAATACCAATTGATGAAGAGGCTAATCATCAAGTACTGTGCAAAATTCATATATGCTTGAAATTCAAGAATTCTCGCCATGACAAGTGactaatcatgaaaaaagaagaaaaaagctacttcaaaagttaatatatatcttCTTGATTGGTATCTCTTACACTTGCTTTATAATCTTTTCCATGACTTTGGAATTGATCAATCTGTTGATGGGGTATCGTCTCATACCTTCAAGCATTGGGATCGGTACCCGTTGCTGTAGGATATACTATAGCATCAATGGGAATTGAgttcttcttgttatttttttcttcaaatgtgaGGTcgataaaagaagaaacataGAGAGAATACTAAAAAGGAAAAGCATCTAGGGCATCATTGTGATGCTAATAAAGTATGCGACTCCCAGCTGCAGTAGATACAttcttttactttaaaaaaaacttgctatTCTTTCTTCTTGTCTTGGCTAATCAATGGAGATTAAAGTTGTCTTATGCTAGAAGTTTTCGTTCATGCTTAAAAGggttatttcttttctatcaatCTTGAATAGCGTAAAAGAACCATtccaacccaataacttaagctattaggtgaagtcccaggatataatttatattattctctaacacatcctcCTAAGTGAAAGAAACTTACACAGACTCACtttaccttgtacttaatttttatcaaataaatagggattgTAAGATTCGAACTCGCGACTGCTtgatcatcaagactctgataccatgtcaaataactatttcaactcaatagtttaagctgttaggtgaggtcccatgatataatttatattattctttaacaaataGAAGAATAAACTATTTGTCttgtgtttcaaaagtatttttgaaaaaaattaaaattttattatttttttctttactttaaattattatattctatgttttcagatattttaatgtattaattttaaaaaaaattaaaaatactattttaatatatttttaaataaaaacactttaaaaacataaCTACTACACTCTCTCTCAAACATATCAGTTAATTAAAGAATCAAAAGACATGGCTTGGAACTTTGAAAAGACGATTGAAGTACCTACGTAACTTCTTTGATATTGGCCAAGCTAGAGAGTAAGCTTTTTCAATTACTTTGGATCCTCCTCGAGTTATCAATCTCTTTGACCTCATTGTCACCAtttcaaaataacatatattCTATCCATCAACTGATCATGCCAATCCAAAACTCACTGTTAATGCAATTACGATCGACAATTATTCTCACTTTAAATTAGAACAATTCAAGATGACTTCGATTGCTTTGAGAGAgagtgtttgataaaaaaaaaaattcaaagtattatttatttcaaaataaattaaaatatttatttttaaattttaacatgaatatattaaaacgatttaaaaatattaaaaaaataatctaaaacaaaaagaaacttaAATATTAACGAAAAATTATATGTTCAATCTCAGATTGCATGTAATAGGAAATAGAGGTATTCATGACGAGTTCTAGCCAGTCCATAGTACTGATCATCTCCATATCTAAGTCTTGGGAATAAGGCCCGACCAATTCTCTTAGATTTAGGCCTTACCACTGATCTTGCTCTAACTAAAATATTGGGCCACAGgttaaaacttgaaaagaatTAGTGATTTTGgctaacaaaaacaaacctcAACAGTGATGTGTGCTGTTGCTGCCTTGATTCCAGAAAAACCTTGCCAAGGAGCGTTGATAAGTGATGTAGAAATAAGGAATAGAAGCCCAGAACAACCAGAGAATTGCAGAGAGTAAATGAGATGGCCAtacaataatgataataaactGACAAGGAAAATCCAGGACCGCAAGAAGTGATCTTCTTCGTAAGTGTGGGGACATCACTGGTCCAGGATCAAATTGGACCACTCAGCTGAGCTTAGAGACATTCTACAGCAGTCCCAGAAGAAAAAAACGGAAAACAgaggaggagaaagagagaagtgATACATGGAATCTTTCGttctattttttccattttttttctcatgagaAATTTTAATTACAGTTGTTAGACTTAGATATGAAATCCACTCCTAAAATATTTTGGGTTATTGATTACCGGTCAATTCAATCgattattttagttataaactagagttgttttgtttaaaaaaagttaataattcGATAGAGTTTAATTAGGCCAATTAAATCACTAAAAACAAACCTGTTTGAAGTCAGCTTTAGATCAAATTTGAATTCTTCTGGTAAATCTACCATGTCGGGCCGAATCTAATAACAATGATTCCAACAACTTTATGGACCATTCTGCTCTGAGCATTATTTTTCTGcattgaaaactaaaaatagaAAGGTGGAAGCGAGAGCCTTTTTGTTTGCTCGTGATGAATTGATTGGTGCCATATATTGATCATGAATCTAGCCGATTCCTACCAGGATCCTCTTCAAACATGAGCAAATACAACATCGGCATGTGTCTACCTATTTTGTCATTTCCATGAAGGTGGTTTCTTTTCattattctcttcttcttcctcctcttcccgGAGGGGTGTTGGATGCTTCTTCCTCCTTTTCACCTTATATTCTTTGACGCATTCATGGAATCAACAGAATTTGATCGGACAGAAAATTCTCATTTGGTATTGGAAACCATTAAGGCATCTAGAGAGCCGACTGATACTAATTATCATCCACCTTCTGTAATTAGAGATAAGCACAGGAAGTGAAGAAACTTCAAAAGCATGTAAATCCTTTCATCACAACAAGAACATGAAACTGAAATTTCTTGTAAGGGAATACAGTTTATGAGATTAAGAATGTACGCATGCATTTGTACAAGGATAATCCAAGTTGGAGTGTT
It contains:
- the LOC7497032 gene encoding transcription factor bHLH112 isoform X1, with amino-acid sequence MAEEFQAGICGENWWMNSSKSMFIGGLSPCSTVSLPSDHMGTYNGSWATADMVDLKPRSISCKESHNTTSVSDTSIAFLNSPKPQQANSDSGGSSNLIDSTLQMMGFGLSSSSSSSDWNQALLSGNGRTESYNSMLQEDMNSGGLNSSQIRKDWSPKSYARTAEDFSLDQQRLNPVNSSSNSPPTCQGFSTGFSMEPTASYCYPSTLIQSLFEPDHLQPQQVQSLFNNRPMNYLSPTAPNYGTNMSELSSPSWTKVSPLIKSCLQKQQASSLHFTNNTTYWNASPTGINDIRASFLPSSPSQFLLPTFQEKPNCPSLTIQPNREEVRDSVSVVKKGCEPAFKRPRIEAPSPLPTFKVRKEKLGDRITALQQLVSPFGKTDTASVLHEAIEYIKFLHDQATVLSTPYMKNGNPIQHQQAPEDKLNDLEGPKQDLRSRGLCLVPISSTFPVANETTADFWTPTFGGTFSFVSNQPRWKETLITSI
- the LOC7497032 gene encoding transcription factor bHLH112 isoform X2 is translated as MAEEFQAGICGENWWMNSSKSMFIGGLSPCSTVSLPSDHMGTYNGSWATADMVDLKPRSISCKESHNTTSVSDTSIAFLNSPKPQQANSDSGGSSNLIDSTLQMMGFGLSSSSSSSDWNQALLSGNGRTESYNSMLQEDMNSGGLNSSQIRKDWSPKSYARTAEDFSLDQQRLNPVNSSSNSPPTCQGFSTGFSMEPTASYCYPSTLIQSLFEPDHLQPQQVQSLFNNRPMNYLSPTAPNYGTNMSELSSPSWTKVSPLIKSCLQKQQASSLHFTNNTTYWNASPTGINDIRASFLPSSPSQFLLPTFQEKPNCPSLTIQPNREEVRDSVSVVKKGCEPAFKRPRIEAPSPLPTFKVRKEKLGDRITALQQLVSPFGKTDTASVLHEAIEYIKFLHDQATVLSTPYMKNGNPIQHQQAPEDKLNDLEGPKQDLRSRGLCLVPISSTFPVANETTADFWTPTFGGTFR